The genomic DNA TCTACGTGATCTAAGATCCAACGAACCTTCGTTGCTGAGAAATAAGCATCAATGATTAACCCAGTTTTTTCATGAATCATTTCGCTGTAGCCATCTTCTTTTAGTTGATCAGCAATAGGTGTCGTTTGGCGTGATTGCCAAACAATTGCGTTATAAATTGGTAACCCAGTTGCTTTGTCCCAAACAACGGTTGTTTCCCGTTGGTTTGTAATCCCAATTCCGGCAATATCTGTAGGTTTCACTCCTGACTCAATTAAAGAACCTGCAATAACGGATTGAACAGAATTCCAAATTTCATTGGCATTATGTTCCACCCAGCCTGCATTAGGAAAATATTGAGTAAATTCCTTTTGTGAACTACCAATTTTGTTTCCTTTTTTATCAAAAATAATTGCACGAGAACTAGTCGTTCCTTGATCAATCGCCATAATGTATTTTTCTTCTGCCATGATAATTCCTCCTAAACGTTTTTGAAATCGTTTTCTTTATATCCCTATCTTACAAACAAAAGAATAACTAAACATGTCAAAAACTTTTTTTATTTTAAAAAAATTGAAAGGATTTCTACTAAAACCAACAAAGACAACGCTTTCAATAATACTTTTATTATCTCTAATTTTTCAATAAAAAGAAACATTTTTGTTTAAAAAAGCCTAATTTTCGACTTTTAGTTGTAAAAAGGCTGGTGCGAGGATCAGACAATTTCCGTCACACCAACCTTTTGTTTATTTCTCCCGCAAGGTGCGTATTTTCTTTTTTAATTGTTGCACATCATAGGTCGAACTTAATTCTGACAAAACATAGACTTCCGGTGTTCCTTGATAGCTCGTTTGCTGATAATTGGTCACAATTAAATCATATGTTTGTTCAGGCTGATACCTCTCCACCAGCGTGCCATTCATATTTTTAAGACTAAGCATTAATACTTGTGTTAACGCCGCTTGATAAAGAGCATCCATTGCTAAATGAATTCCAATTTTTATTTCACCAATCATTTTAAATTCAATTAATGTCAACACGCTTAAATATTTGACCAGAGAAAGTTCATGCAAACTATCTCCTGGTTGATACGTTTCATCAAAACAAGCTAAAGCTTTTTCTAATAACGTTGTTGAAAAAGAAGCTAATTCCCGACTAGATAATTGCTGTTCTTTTTCCCAGATATGGGCCCGATCAAAAACTTCCAATTCTCCTTTAAAAAAATACAGTTTTCCATGAATTTGTGAAAAATAGTAAGCCATGGTTTTCTCAAGAGTAGGTTCAAATTTATGGGGCCGATAATACAAGACCACATTTTCCAAGATAAACGTATCAGCTAAAGAAACAGCGGAACGACGTCCCCGAATTAAGGAATATTCATCAAAAGCTGATTCTGGTAAGACCGACATTGTGATTAGAAAAACAAAATGAATCATGCTTTCTCCTTCGTCTAATTCTAATGAATAGCGACTAGAAAAACGGAAAAACAATTGTCGAACTTGCTTAAATAACGGATCTTCTTTAAAATCAATCATTTTCTTTCTCAATTGTTGATATTTTTTTGAAGTGACCGCTAGGCGCTTTTTCGTAATACTCAACCAAAGGCTAACTTTTAACGCATTATGTTCATTAAAAGTAAAACCTAAGCCAGTCTCAATCCCTTCAATTATCCGTTTATTTAACGGCGACATCGTTTTTTTCTGGTGTATTTCATAGGGAGTAATATACCAATACAACTGAAAGTAAAAGTAACGAATCTGCAATTCTTCTCCCTGTAGTTGTCCATTTTTTATTTGCAATTCAAAGGCGGCTAACAATTGATTGAGTTCTTTAATCTTTCGAAATAAAGAAGACTCACTAATCATAAATTTAGTCGTTAATTGAACAATAGAAAACTCTTTATTACGATATAAATAATCTAAAAGTTGAAATTTAAGAGACTCTTTTACAAATGCTTCAATTAAATGATTCAACGAAAAAAAATCCGATAAGGTGATTGATAGCTGTTGGCCATCATAAGTAAGCTGACAATCCTGTCCAAAAGGTTTCAAAAAATAATGTAAATCCTCTAAGTCTTTTTCAAAGGAGGCTTTTGTGACCGCTAAAAATGCTGTTAAATCAGAGACTGAGCAGGTGCCGCCTGCTAAGATGGTTTGTTGCACCGTTAATAATTGTCGCATCGCTTTCTTTTCCAATAACGTCTCAACTTTCATCGTTCTCTCTCCAATAAGCCGAAGCACCCATCAAATTTGTAATATCATAAATATTGGTTAAGGAAGGTTGATAAAAATAATCTTTTTGTAATAGGTCTGTCAGTGTCTGACCTGTTTGGATACTTAATGCTAACGTATTTATTTTTTCTAAACAATTATTTTTTGAACAAAGCTGTGCCCCAAGGACCCGTTGTGTCACTTTATCATAGATTAATTTGCCTAAAATTTCTGTCCCGTGTTGTAGAGGCGGCGCTGGCTGTCTAACAATTACGGAAGCAAGTGTTTGCGGAAAAAATAAACCTTCCGTTTCGGTTAGACCTGTACTAGCAAGGTAATAGTCCCCCACTTTTGTTCCCATTGTTCGCAAAGAGCCAATGAATCGGTGTGTTTTTTCTTCTAAATTGTTGGCGACTACTAAGCCAGTTCGTACCGCATTGTTCACTAACGGAGCATAAAAAGTTTCCGCGACTGGTTCATTCATAACTGAAATGCAATCTCCGATGGCAAAAACATTCGGCACTGAAGTTTGTAAATAAGAATCCACCGCGATTGTCTGATCCAGATTCCGTTGAATTTTTTTATCCAAATAGGCTAATTGAGGATGTAAGTTTAAAGCAAAAATCCCACTGTCACAAGAAATTTTCTGTTCGCTTGTTTCAAGAACAATACCATTTGCTGTTTCTTCAATTCCTAGGACCGTTTCTTCAAAATGGAAAATTACTGCTTGTTTTTCCAAAGATTTTTGAACTTCTGCGACCATTTCTTTATCAAAATATTTAGGCAATAGATTTTCCAAGCTTTCAAAGACATGAACCGTTTTCTTCATTTTCACAAGAAAATCAATAGCTTCCATTCCAATGGGTCCTGCACCAATGACGGCTACTGTCTGGCTTTTTTCCAGTAATGGAACAGCCGCTAAAGCACCTGATAAAAATTTATATTTGAGTAATTTTTCTGTTTGACTACCACGAATTTGCGTGGAAAATTGGCTCGCGCCTGTCGCTAAAATCAATTTATCATAAGAATACCACTGTTGCTCTTCCTTTCGTGCCCAAGCAATCAATTGGTTCTCAACATCCATTGCCACGACTTCTCTATTTAAAAGCAGCTGAATCTTTTGACGACGTAATTCTTCTTCCGTTATGTAACGTGCTTCGTGTAATTCATTGATGGTATGATTAAAATACGCACTTAAGCCACCAGATAAATACCCCACTGTTGCTTGTTTGTCAATTAAAGAAATTTCTGCTTGGGGATATTTTTTCCTTGAAGCAATTGCTGCGGAAATACCTGCGAATGATGCACCAATAATCACAATTTTCATTTGTTTCCTCCTCTGTCAGGACCTACTATACTTCTCTCAGTTTATCATGATTAAAAAGAATGCTAAAGCAACAACTATAGTTTTCCCTTAAAATAATTATTTTTGCTGAGCGCATTGCTTTTCAAGCACTTTCATTTTCATTTATAATAAATGTTACTACTGTTTGAGGAGGAGTTTTCATGTCTGCAACAAAAGAGCAATTGGAACTATTTTTATTTTATTTATCTGAAACCCATACAAAAAGTTTATCTTTACATGACTTAGTTACAAGTCGACCACGCCCAGAAGAAGCGCGTATTTTATTAAATATTAACGAGGTTTTCACTTACTATCATAGCGCTCGTGTTCTCTACACAAGTGTTCCTGCTCTTGAAAACAACAAGTCTGAGCCTTTTTTCCAAGCCTTCGAAAATTTTTATTTTGAATTAAAACAACATTTTTTCAATGAAGAAGATGAAACCAATCAATTGAATGAACGTCTAGAGGAAATGAAAATTGCCTTTGAACAATTGACGGATGACTACAATGTTCTATAATAGAAGAGAACAATTCGTTGAGAAGGGGTCCTTATGAAGCAAGAAGAAGTGATTGAACGTTTAAAAGAAGAACTAAATTTGCCATTTTTTAATGGTACGCTAGAAGAAAAGAACTATTCTGAAGCAGATTATCAACAAATCAAGAAAGAGTTAATTCAATACTTTGATGATTATGTGCGAAATGTTGAAAATTAACAAGCTAAAACAACCTTTGATTTTAATAAAATCAAAGGTTGTTTTATTATTAAATAAAAAAAATAACAAAAAAAACCACCGGCAGTTTTGCCGATGGAAAAGGAGTATTTACTCAATAAGAGTAAAATGAAAAATAAAAAGGTTGTTGTTGGTATGAATTAATAATACAATACACTTTCTCTTTTGTCCATAAAAAAGACATGAAAAAAATATTAAATTCGTTAGTTATTTTTATTAGTTTTTTATTTTTTCAAAAGAATGTTGCTCATCCGCGTAATGGCAAAGGTTAATTCATCCGTTGCTTGGTCTTGCTTTTCTTCTGAAGCGTTAAATAATTCTGCATCAATGCCTGTTTCTGGATCTGTTGCTAAAATCATTTCATTGCATCCTGCTACATATTCTGTATAAGCATGTTGAAATTTTTTGTGAATGCCAAGTACTTGTGGCGTCGGTTTTAATGTTCCGACTTTTTTGAGCATTAATTCATATTTTTCAGTACCTTCTTTAAATTTTGCTTGAATTTCTGCAATTCGTTCGGCTGTTAAATCATTCACTTTATTCTTATCGATCGCTTGACGAACTTCTTCGTAATATGGATTCATGACTTCGCCAATGTCTTCTGTTGTTTTAACGATATCATTAATTGTTTGAACGTAAAATCCTAAATTTGGTCTCATAACCATCCCTCTTTTCCCTTTTCTCTTTCACTCCATTTTACACTTTTTCTATTCCATCTGACAAGTGGCACTTTTTCAGTCTTCATTCTTTTGATTTTTAACAGAGAAAACATAGTGAGGCATCGTTTTGCCACGGTATGTTTTAATGTATCGATCCCTAACAAGCATCTGGTTTCGAATAGCGACATTCATAGAGGCTAAGTTCGTATCACGAATCGTTGAAATAACTTCTGGAAAATTTAATACATCGAATGCGTACTGTTTTGCCGCTGCGGCAGCTTCAATCGCATACCCTTTGTGCCATTCTTTCACACATAAATGATAACCAATTTCTGGATAGCTCTTACCTTTTACTAATTGATTGGTGAGACCACACTCGCCGATGACTTCGCCTGTTCGTTTCTTCTCTAACGCCCATAAGCCGTAGCCGTATTCTTGATAGGACTGTAAGTTCCACTTTAGCCAGTTTGCAACCTCTTCATCAGAAAAAGCGTGTTCATAGGCATACATCACATTTTCATCTTGCAAAAATTTTTTCAATTCCACTTCATCTTCCGACTGCCATTCTCTGACAATAAGTCGTTGTGTTTCGAAAATAATTTTCCGTTTCAAGCCCTTTCACTCCTTACATAAAGAAAAATTGACTGGTTTAAGTACCAGCCAATTTTCTTTTCTTATTTATTAAGCACCTTTACCTGCTTTACGTTGGAAGAACTTCACAATTTCCACAATTGGGATGATAGCAAAAGAAGTACCTGCTACAATTGCCCATTGATATGCATCTAAATGTGTGACGCTGAATAAATCATTAAATCCTGGAATAACAATCGTTGCAGCTAATAGCAAGAACGAAACAAGAATCCCATAGTTAAATGATTTGTTGCGGAATAAGCCAACTTTGAAAATTGATTGATAAATCGACTTCACATTAAAGGCATGGAACAATTGAATTAATCCCAAAGTAGCGAAGGCCATGGTTAAAGCATCGCCGTGTTGTAAATCATACAACGCTTGCGCCGATAAGTTTGTGTTAGCTGCGGTATGTGCTGGGAACATAATTGACATTTTGTACACAATCAAAGTCAATGCCCCTTGCGTAATCCCTTGATAAACAACACTGCTTAAAACGCCGCCAGAGAAGAAGTTCGATTTTTTACCACGAGGTTCATGGCTCATCACATCACGTTCTGCTGGTTCCACACCTAACGCAATCGCTGGGAAAGTATCCGTTACTAAGTTAATCCACAATAAGTGAACAGGTAACAAGGTATCCCAATTGAGCATTGTTGCAATAAACAAGGTTAATACTTCCCCTAAGTTAGCTGAAAGTAAATATTGAATCGTTTTTTGGATATTTGAGAAGACTTTACGTCCTTCTTCTACCGCTACAATAATTGTTGAAAAGTTATCATCGGCAAGTACCATATCTGAAGCACCTTTTGATACTTCTGTTCCGGTAATTCCCATACCAATCCCGATGTCAGCAGCTTTTAAGGCTGGGGCATCATTTACGCCATCACCAGTCATCGCAACCACTTTTCCTTCTTGTTGCCACGCTTTAACAATCCGAACCTTGTGTTCTGGTGAAACACGAGCATAGACAGAGTAGTGTCCCACGACTTGTGCGAATTTTTCATCTGACAATTCATTTAATTCAGCGCCTGTGATGACTGCATCGTCGTCGCCTTCTTTGATGATGCCTAAACGTGCCGCAATTGCTTCTGCTGTATCACGGTGGTCACCCGTAATCATAATTGGACGAATACCTGCTTCTTTCGCGACTTTTACAGCATCTGCAGCTTCTTTTCTTTCTGGGTCAATCATACCGACTAAACCAGCAAATGTTAAATCTTTTTCCACAAGTTCAGAACTCATTTCGGCTGGAATCGTCTCAACATATTTATAAGCCATTCCTAAAACACGTAAGGCTTGTTTCGCTAATGAGGTGTTTGTTTTCAAAATTTCTTGACGTTTTGTTTCATCTAATGGACTTGTTTCTCCATTTGATAAGATTTCCGTACAACGTTTCAATAATTCATCTGGTGCACCTTTGACAGAAACTAGGAAGCCACCTGTTTTTAATTCATGAACAGTAGTCATTAATTTACGATCAGAGTCAAAAGGAATCTCTGCCACACGAGGTTCAGCTGCTACTTTTTCGGTTACGTTAAACGCATGATCTAAACCAAATTGTACTAAGGCAGTTTCTGTTGGGTCACCAATTAATGAACCATCTTGAGCGATTTTTGTATCATTCGTAAAGTTCATGATTTTTAAAGCCATATTATCAGCAGGGATTTCTGTGGAAGCAGATAAAACTTGACCATCTGTATACAACGCTTCAACGGTCATTTGATTTAAGGTTAACGTACCTGTTTTATCTGAACAGATAATGTCTGTACTTCCTAATGTTTC from Enterococcus faecalis includes the following:
- a CDS encoding GNAT family N-acetyltransferase, giving the protein MKRKIIFETQRLIVREWQSEDEVELKKFLQDENVMYAYEHAFSDEEVANWLKWNLQSYQEYGYGLWALEKKRTGEVIGECGLTNQLVKGKSYPEIGYHLCVKEWHKGYAIEAAAAAKQYAFDVLNFPEVISTIRDTNLASMNVAIRNQMLVRDRYIKTYRGKTMPHYVFSVKNQKNED
- a CDS encoding helix-turn-helix domain-containing protein, whose product is MKVETLLEKKAMRQLLTVQQTILAGGTCSVSDLTAFLAVTKASFEKDLEDLHYFLKPFGQDCQLTYDGQQLSITLSDFFSLNHLIEAFVKESLKFQLLDYLYRNKEFSIVQLTTKFMISESSLFRKIKELNQLLAAFELQIKNGQLQGEELQIRYFYFQLYWYITPYEIHQKKTMSPLNKRIIEGIETGLGFTFNEHNALKVSLWLSITKKRLAVTSKKYQQLRKKMIDFKEDPLFKQVRQLFFRFSSRYSLELDEGESMIHFVFLITMSVLPESAFDEYSLIRGRRSAVSLADTFILENVVLYYRPHKFEPTLEKTMAYYFSQIHGKLYFFKGELEVFDRAHIWEKEQQLSSRELASFSTTLLEKALACFDETYQPGDSLHELSLVKYLSVLTLIEFKMIGEIKIGIHLAMDALYQAALTQVLMLSLKNMNGTLVERYQPEQTYDLIVTNYQQTSYQGTPEVYVLSELSSTYDVQQLKKKIRTLREK
- a CDS encoding cation-translocating P-type ATPase: MSEEKKTQLSEAFYAQDDTVVLEKMNTTTDGLSAQEAQKRLETYGENVLDEGKKKSLAVKFFEQFKDFMIIVLLAAAVISAVFSHDVVDSIIILVVVILNAIFGVIQEAKAEQAIEALKEMSSPNANVRRDGHVITVKSDELVPGDIVLLEAGDVVPADLRLLEANSLKIEEAALTGESVPVEKEVTILEGTDIGIGDRINMAYSNSNVTYGRGLGVVVGTGMNTEVGKIAGMLASEQETETPLKQNLNQLGKMLTIAILVIAAVMFVVGMMNGRSWIDMLLTSISLAVAAIPEGLPAIVTIILALGTQKMAKKNAIVRKLPAVETLGSTDIICSDKTGTLTLNQMTVEALYTDGQVLSASTEIPADNMALKIMNFTNDTKIAQDGSLIGDPTETALVQFGLDHAFNVTEKVAAEPRVAEIPFDSDRKLMTTVHELKTGGFLVSVKGAPDELLKRCTEILSNGETSPLDETKRQEILKTNTSLAKQALRVLGMAYKYVETIPAEMSSELVEKDLTFAGLVGMIDPERKEAADAVKVAKEAGIRPIMITGDHRDTAEAIAARLGIIKEGDDDAVITGAELNELSDEKFAQVVGHYSVYARVSPEHKVRIVKAWQQEGKVVAMTGDGVNDAPALKAADIGIGMGITGTEVSKGASDMVLADDNFSTIIVAVEEGRKVFSNIQKTIQYLLSANLGEVLTLFIATMLNWDTLLPVHLLWINLVTDTFPAIALGVEPAERDVMSHEPRGKKSNFFSGGVLSSVVYQGITQGALTLIVYKMSIMFPAHTAANTNLSAQALYDLQHGDALTMAFATLGLIQLFHAFNVKSIYQSIFKVGLFRNKSFNYGILVSFLLLAATIVIPGFNDLFSVTHLDAYQWAIVAGTSFAIIPIVEIVKFFQRKAGKGA
- a CDS encoding FAD-dependent oxidoreductase; amino-acid sequence: MKIVIIGASFAGISAAIASRKKYPQAEISLIDKQATVGYLSGGLSAYFNHTINELHEARYITEEELRRQKIQLLLNREVVAMDVENQLIAWARKEEQQWYSYDKLILATGASQFSTQIRGSQTEKLLKYKFLSGALAAVPLLEKSQTVAVIGAGPIGMEAIDFLVKMKKTVHVFESLENLLPKYFDKEMVAEVQKSLEKQAVIFHFEETVLGIEETANGIVLETSEQKISCDSGIFALNLHPQLAYLDKKIQRNLDQTIAVDSYLQTSVPNVFAIGDCISVMNEPVAETFYAPLVNNAVRTGLVVANNLEEKTHRFIGSLRTMGTKVGDYYLASTGLTETEGLFFPQTLASVIVRQPAPPLQHGTEILGKLIYDKVTQRVLGAQLCSKNNCLEKINTLALSIQTGQTLTDLLQKDYFYQPSLTNIYDITNLMGASAYWRENDES